The stretch of DNA ATCGGATCGAAGTCGACCAGCGTATCGTAAATATGCCCGATAATATGCGAGTCGAAAGCAAAATAGATCGAAGCGGGGTCGAGCGTTACAATGGAGCGCTGCACCGGGAACCTAAGCGTATCCAGCACGGTGTCAGTACCCAAAGTCCGGGTAAAGCCCATTCCGCCTGAGAGCCATTCCAGGAATCCGTTCTTGACCTGCATGGACTCGCCGAAGCGGTCGATCAGTTCGAGCGCTCCTTTGACATCGCCTTTTTTCGTTTGAGCTATGGCTTCTTCAAGCAGTATATCCTGCGCGTCGGCGAGAAAAGCGAGCATGGAGGAATTCCCCCGCCCGAGCCCGGGCTGCCAGCTAATCCATCCAAGATCGGCCAGCTTGCGCAGGACCATTTTAACGTTGCGCGGAGTGCAGTGCCATATATCGGTCAGCGTTTGAACCGTGGCGGGAAAGGGAATATTCAGTTCGCGGTCGACGTAAGACGATCGAAGCTCAAAGAATTGCAGAGCGGCCAGCAAAGGGAAAACCTCCTTCATTCAGCAGAAAAGGTGAAGCGGATAATTCGGATTATACCCTTTTTACCCCTTTTGGAAAAGGTATACTAAAAATAACATCCGGATGTGAGGTCCGGCAAAGAAAGGGGCGGGATCATTGTGATTGTGATTCATCCTGCAATAGCGGAAATGCTGGTGGAGAAGAACCGGAAAGAGCTTGAATGTCTGGCGGACAGACAGTGGAGAGTACAGGCTGCCGAGAACGAGAAGAGCAGGCAATTGCAGCGAGAGAGAGGGAACATATGGTCCTTGGCTTTAAAAAGAATTCGCAGAACGTTATAACGTGACCGGAAAAGGCATACTACACAGTTCTAGCTGCTGAGATTCATATCCGGGACCCGTTCATTCATATTCGTTATTTTGCCGTGCGCGATGACAGCGGCCGTTACATGGGAGCGCTGGAATTCACGCAGAATATCGCGCCGCTCCGGGCGCTTGAAGGCCAAAAGCGGATTTGTCGGAATCATATATAAAAATGGAATAAGCAAGAGCTGGCATAGGTCTCCCGGAATTGGGGGCAGCCCGACCATCCGCCCCCGGCGGTTTTTTTATGGGTTGATTTCACAGCAGACTTAGTCGCCTTTTTCCTTTTCACCACACCTCCAAGAACTTTCGAGCGGCGCATCATACCCGGGTGTGCCGTCTTGCCTTGACCGCAGGGAAGGCTTCTATTATAGTGGGTATCGTGGGATTTACTATTTTAGCACAGGAAAAGGTGGCTTGTTACATGTCGGAAAATATCTACGTAGGCGTGGATTTGGGCGGAACCGCCATTAAGGTGGGCATCTGTAATAGTGAAGGCCATTTGCTGCATACCTATGAAGGGCCTACTGGAACTGAGATCGGTGTCGATACTGTCATTGACAACATCGAAAAATACTTGCGTCAGATTGTGGCCGATTCACCATATGAATGGGACCAGCTTGTCGGTGTTGGAGCGGGAGTCGCCGGCTTCACGAACATTCGTGAAGGCATCATTATTCTTGCGCCTAACATTGGATTCAGAGACGTGCCGATCCGCGCCATTCTGGAGAATCGATTGAACAAGCCGGTCAAAATAGATAACGACGCCAATGTGGCGGCGCTTGGAGAAGCTTGGAGCGGGGCCGGGCGGGGCGTGGACAACTGTGTCTGCTATACGCTGGGAACGGGCGTCGGCGGCGGCATTATTATTAACGGCAAAGTTTATCAAGGTTTCTCAGGTCTTGCCGGCGAGCTTGGCCATATTTGCGTGGTTCCCGATCTGGAAGCGATTCAATGCGGGTGCGGCAAGATGGGCTGTTTGGAAACCGTTTCCTCGGCAACGGGCATCATTCGTATGGCAAATGACGCGGTAGCGCGGGGCGACCGGACAACGCTTGCCACAGTGGAGAAAATCGCCGCCAAGGAAGTGTTCGATGCGGCTAAGGCCGGAGACGAAGTGGCGCTGCGGATCGTGAACCGGGCGGCATTTTACCTCGGCAAATCTATGGCGGCAGTCGCGGCTGTGCTGAACCCTGAGGTATTCATTATCGGCGGCGGCGTGTCCAAGGCCGGTGAAATTCTGTTCGAAGAAATTCGCCGTGTGTACGCTCAGGTTACGCCTGAACCGTTGCAAAAAGATGTGAAGATCATTCCCGCACAGCTCGGAAACGATGCAGGCATTGTCGGCGCTGCCGGCCTTTTGTTGCGTTCTTAAGAAATGGAAACGGAAATTATTCATACACTAATTCTAGGGAGGGGGAAGCTTGATGACCGAAGAGGAGAATACTCCGTCGGCGGCGGCCACCCTGATCATAATTACCGGAATGTCGGGAGCGGGCAAGACCATCGCCGTTCAAAGTCTCGAAGATCTCGGATTTTTCTGTGTCGACAATCTACCGCCCGTCCTGATTCCTAAGTTCGCGGAGCTGATCGAGCAGTCCAAGGGGAAAATTGCGAAGGTAGCGCTTGTTATTGACCTGCGGGGCCGCGAGTTTTTTACCGCTCTGTCGGAATCGCTGAGTTTTATCAAAGATCACTTTACGATCGGCTGCGAGATTCTGTTTCTAGATGCTACCGATTCCGTGCTGGTGCAGCGTTACAAGGAAAGCCGGCGGCGGCATCCGCTTGCTCCGAAGGGCCTGCCGCTCGATGGCATTCGGCTCGAACGCAAAATGCTGGAGGAGCTCAAGAATTCGGCTACTCAGGTTATTGACACCAGCAATATGAAGCCGGCCCAGCTGAAGGAGAAGATCGTCTCACGCTTCTCCCATCTTGGAAAAGGTACGCTCTCCGTTAACATTACCTCATTTGGCTTCAAATACGGCATTCCGATTGATGCGGACCTCGTGTTTGATGTACGCTTTTTGCCAAATCCGCATTATGTGGATCATCTCCGGCCTCATACGGGACAGGATAGCGATGTTTACGAATATGTAATGAAGTGGCCCGAGACGCAGGCATTTCTGAAGAAGCTGCTGGATATGCTTCAATTTCTGATTCCCCAATACCATAAGGAAGGCAAGGCCCAGATCATTATCGGCATCGGCTGCACGGGAGGCAAGCATCGCTCGGTGGCCATCTCGGAATACTTGGGCAAAATGCTGGGGGTCAGCGAGACGGAAACGGTATCGGTCAGCCACCGGGATGCCGAACGCGACCGGCATTAGGAGAGAAGGGGTATAATCGTGGCTGTACAATCGGGACAGCGTCCGCGGATCGTCGTTATGGGCGGCGGAACCGGACTGTCCGTTATGCTTCGCGGCTTGAAAGAGAAGCCGCTTGATATTACGGCCATCGTAACGGTGGCCGATGACGGGGGAAGTTCGGGCATACTCCGCAGCGAGCTGCAGATGCCGCCGCCGGGCGATATCCGTAACGTGCTGACCGCAATGGCCGATGTCGAGCCGCTGATGGCGGACATTATGAGGTATCGCTTCAGCAGCGGGGAGGGTCTTGCCGGACACAGTCTTGGCAATCTGATTTTGGCCGCGCTTACCGATATATCGGGCGATTTCGTCACTGCCGTCCGTGAACTGAGCCGGGTATTCGCTGTAAGGGGAAGGGTGCTTCCGGCGGCCGGGGAAGCGGTCGTGCTGAATGCGGAAATGACAGATGGCCGCATCGTGACCGGAGAGTCCAAAATTCCGGAAGCCGGAGGCAAGATCAAGCGGGTCTTTCTGGAGCCGCCCGATGTCGAGCCGCTGCCTGAGGCGCTGGAGGCGATCCGGTCAGCCGATGCAATACTGCTCGGTCCCGGCAGCCTGTATACCAGCATTCTGCCGAATCTGCTTGTGCCGAAGTTGGCGCAGGCGGTTGTCTCCTCCAGCGCCGTCAAGATGTTCATCTGCAACGTGATGACCCAGCCGGGGGAAACCGACAACTATACGGTAAGCGATCATTTGCAGGCGGTGTATGATCATATCGGAATGCACCTGTTCGATTATGTCATCGTAAATAATGGTGAAATTCCGCCTGAAGTGCAGCGCAAATACGCCGAACAAGGGGCGCGTCCGGTCGAGCTGGACAGGAAAGCCATGGAAGATCAGTGCTATAAGCTGATTGCCGACAAGCTGGTTTTATTCCGCACCTATTTGCGGCATGATACGGATAAGCTGAGCCATCATATTTATCAGTTGGTTCAGGATTGGATAACACGAAAGAGGTGAGAACCTTGTCTTTTGCGGCGCTGACTAAAAAAGAACTGACGATGGTCGAGAGCGGCCCCTGCTGCGAGAAAGCGGAAATGTCGGCGCTGATTCGGATGAACGGATCGGTGCAGCTTTCAAACAAGAGGATCATTCTCGACATCTCAACGGAAAATGCCGCGATTGCAAGGCGGATTTATTCCTTGCTTAAGAAATATTACCACGCTCATATAGAGCTTCTCGTGCGTAAAAAAATGCGTTTGAAGAAAAATAACGTATATATCGTCAGAATCCCCGCCCGCGTCGAGGAAATTCTGAACGATCTCAAAATCGTCTCGGAGGGCTTCGTGTTTACGGACGGCATTGATGAAAGCATTGTCCGTAAAAATTGCTGCAAACGCGCGTACCTGCGCGGCGCCTTTATGGCGGGAGGGTCGGTGAACAACCCGGAAGGTTCGTCCTACCATCTGGAGATCGCCTCGATGTATGAGGAACACTGCAAAGCGCTGGTCGAGCTGGCTGGGGAGTTTCATCTTAACGCCCGCTGCATCGAGCGCAAGAAGGGGTTCATCCTTTACATCAAGGAAGGCGAGAAGATCATCGAGTTCCTGAATCTGATCGGCGCCCATCAGGCGCTGTTCAAATTTGAAGATGTTCGGATTATGCGGGATATGCGGAACTCCGTCAACCGGATCGTGAACTGCGAGACCGCCAATCTTAACAAGACAATCAGCGCGGCGGTGCGGCAGATTGAGAACATCAAATTTCTGGAGAAGGAAATCGGCCTGGATAACTTGCCAGACAAGCTGAGGGAAGTAGCGGAAGTCCGGCTGGCCCATCCCGATATCAATCTGAAGGAAGTCGGCGAGATGCTAAAGGGAAACGTCAGTAAATCCGGCGTTAACCATCGGCTCCGCAAAATCGACGAGCTGGCGGAGAAGCTCCGCGGCGAATGATTTATTTTTTTCTAGTGTCGTTTAGGTTATAATGATATAATATGATAAAATTTACTGTGAAATTTTTGGGCAGATCTTAATTAGGGGGTAAGCGTTTCATGACAAAGCACCCGGTAGTCGTCCGGTTGAAGACGGGGCTCCATGCTCGGCCGGCAGCACTGTTCGTACAGGAAGCGAACAAATTCTCATCAGAGATTTTCGTTGAAAAAGACGATAAAAAAGTTAACGCCAAAAGTATCATGGGGATTATGAGCCTTGCTATCAGCTCCGGCACGGAGATTTATATCAGCGCGGAAGGCGCGGACGCCGATCAGGCCGTAACCGCTTTGACGAGTCTTGTCAGCAAAGAAGAGCTGGAGAATCAATAACAATATCCGCAGCAGCCCTATTTATGGTATGACCAAAAAAGCCCTTAAGGGCTTTTTTATTTTGCGTACCGATGCAACATTTGCCAGGCCCTCCCGTCTAGTAGATATGATGGTAATCACGCAAAACCTATAGAGGAGGATGGAACAAATGAAGGGATGGATTAAGCCGGCCCTGGCGGTGTTTGTTGCGGGAAGCTTAATGGTAGGAGGGATGACGGTGAGCGGTTCATTGGATAAGCCCCAGAAGGCCTACGCTGAAGAGGTGCAGAAAAATATAGTCAGTGTCGTAGGAAAGGGAGAATTGTCGATGAAGCCGGATATCGTCTATCTGTCGATCGGAGTCGATGCTTCGGCGTCAACCGCCCAGGAAGCGCAGAAGACCAACGGAGCGAAAATTCAAAAATTGACGGCTCTGCTGAAGAATACCTGGGGCATCAGTGAGAAGGATATCCAAACCGCGGAGTTCTACGTCCAGCCGAATTACACGTATAACGAGAAAGAGGGCCAGCAGGTTAAAGGTTATAACGCACATCATGTTCTGCGGGTCGCATACCGCGATCTGGCCAAGGTAGGAGCGCTGCTGGATGCAGCTTCTGAAGCAGGGGCCAATAATATAGGCAATGCCCGTTTTGCGGTGGAGGATACCTCGGCCTTTGAAGCGCAAGTCATTGAAAAGGCGATGGCCAACGCCGACGTGAAAGCGGCCGCGATTGCCAAAGCCGCCAAGAGAACGCTCGGACAGGTGCTGACCGTCAGCCAGAACGACGGAGGCGCTAGCCCTGTACTTTATGAAGAGAATGCCAGAGCGATGGCCAATGTCGCCGACAGCGCAAGCGGTACCGCGGTTCAGCCGGGAGAGGTAAAGATTACGACGCAGCTTAGCGTTATGTATCAATTAAACTAGCAGGGAAGCGTGCCCAAAGATGAATGAAAGAGAGGCTTTTACCCGAAAACATCGGGGCGGAGAAGACCTCTTTTCTAATCTCCTAGAGCAGAAAGGAAGTAACATTCAATGAACAAGACGAACAGACTTGCACGCAAATGGGGAGCCGGAATGATCGCTGCTGGGATGCTGCTGGGAGGGACGTTTCTTCCTGGAGGGACGGGCTTGGCGGCGCCGGTTAAGTCACAGGCTGACTATTCTCTGATTACCTTGAAATGGAATGGAACCATTACCCCGCAACAGGGCATTCACCAACAGGGAAAAGTATGGATTCCAATAACATTTCTGAAGAGTGTACTGGGCATGCAGATCACTTACAATAAGGCGGAAAATACCTATACGATCGGGCAGGGAGTCCGTCAAACTAAGCTGATGGTCTCTGAATACGGAATTTCACTTGCAGTTAACGGTTATTTCATCAACGAGTATGAAGGCCGCAATATTAATAATCATCTCTACGTTCCATTCGGTTTGCTCAGCGATTATTTGGGCTATCGTGGAGACTTTAACGCCTCCTCCGGTAGGCTGAACGTGATGAACAGACCG from Paenibacillus sophorae encodes:
- a CDS encoding SIMPL domain-containing protein, which codes for MKGWIKPALAVFVAGSLMVGGMTVSGSLDKPQKAYAEEVQKNIVSVVGKGELSMKPDIVYLSIGVDASASTAQEAQKTNGAKIQKLTALLKNTWGISEKDIQTAEFYVQPNYTYNEKEGQQVKGYNAHHVLRVAYRDLAKVGALLDAASEAGANNIGNARFAVEDTSAFEAQVIEKAMANADVKAAAIAKAAKRTLGQVLTVSQNDGGASPVLYEENARAMANVADSASGTAVQPGEVKITTQLSVMYQLN
- the whiA gene encoding DNA-binding protein WhiA; this translates as MSFAALTKKELTMVESGPCCEKAEMSALIRMNGSVQLSNKRIILDISTENAAIARRIYSLLKKYYHAHIELLVRKKMRLKKNNVYIVRIPARVEEILNDLKIVSEGFVFTDGIDESIVRKNCCKRAYLRGAFMAGGSVNNPEGSSYHLEIASMYEEHCKALVELAGEFHLNARCIERKKGFILYIKEGEKIIEFLNLIGAHQALFKFEDVRIMRDMRNSVNRIVNCETANLNKTISAAVRQIENIKFLEKEIGLDNLPDKLREVAEVRLAHPDINLKEVGEMLKGNVSKSGVNHRLRKIDELAEKLRGE
- a CDS encoding ROK family glucokinase, which gives rise to MSENIYVGVDLGGTAIKVGICNSEGHLLHTYEGPTGTEIGVDTVIDNIEKYLRQIVADSPYEWDQLVGVGAGVAGFTNIREGIIILAPNIGFRDVPIRAILENRLNKPVKIDNDANVAALGEAWSGAGRGVDNCVCYTLGTGVGGGIIINGKVYQGFSGLAGELGHICVVPDLEAIQCGCGKMGCLETVSSATGIIRMANDAVARGDRTTLATVEKIAAKEVFDAAKAGDEVALRIVNRAAFYLGKSMAAVAAVLNPEVFIIGGGVSKAGEILFEEIRRVYAQVTPEPLQKDVKIIPAQLGNDAGIVGAAGLLLRS
- a CDS encoding HPr family phosphocarrier protein translates to MTKHPVVVRLKTGLHARPAALFVQEANKFSSEIFVEKDDKKVNAKSIMGIMSLAISSGTEIYISAEGADADQAVTALTSLVSKEELENQ
- the rapZ gene encoding RNase adapter RapZ yields the protein MTEEENTPSAAATLIIITGMSGAGKTIAVQSLEDLGFFCVDNLPPVLIPKFAELIEQSKGKIAKVALVIDLRGREFFTALSESLSFIKDHFTIGCEILFLDATDSVLVQRYKESRRRHPLAPKGLPLDGIRLERKMLEELKNSATQVIDTSNMKPAQLKEKIVSRFSHLGKGTLSVNITSFGFKYGIPIDADLVFDVRFLPNPHYVDHLRPHTGQDSDVYEYVMKWPETQAFLKKLLDMLQFLIPQYHKEGKAQIIIGIGCTGGKHRSVAISEYLGKMLGVSETETVSVSHRDAERDRH
- a CDS encoding gluconeogenesis factor YvcK family protein, whose amino-acid sequence is MGGGTGLSVMLRGLKEKPLDITAIVTVADDGGSSGILRSELQMPPPGDIRNVLTAMADVEPLMADIMRYRFSSGEGLAGHSLGNLILAALTDISGDFVTAVRELSRVFAVRGRVLPAAGEAVVLNAEMTDGRIVTGESKIPEAGGKIKRVFLEPPDVEPLPEALEAIRSADAILLGPGSLYTSILPNLLVPKLAQAVVSSSAVKMFICNVMTQPGETDNYTVSDHLQAVYDHIGMHLFDYVIVNNGEIPPEVQRKYAEQGARPVELDRKAMEDQCYKLIADKLVLFRTYLRHDTDKLSHHIYQLVQDWITRKR